The DNA segment CCGGTGCCGGTCCGGACGCCGGGGAGTCCGAGCGCCGGGTCTTCGATCGACGCCTGGGCGAGCGGACTTTTGAAGTGCTCCCGCGCTGCGGCCTCGGTGAAGAGCACCTGCCGGGCGAAGCTCGCGAGTGGGGGCGCGCCCGTGGCGGGGCTCGTGATAGAAGTCCGTCGACTTCCGGACGGCCGACCTTCAGCCGGCCGTCCGGGCGATGCTCGACCATGTGACCCAGGTGACCCGCGACGCGACCCGCATCGCGCCCGAGAACCTGCAGATGCTGCGCGACGCCGGCTTCGACGACCGCACGATCCTGCAGATCACCGCCCTCGCCTCCTGGTTCAACTACATCAACCGGATGGCGGACGCGCTCGGAGTCGGGCGCAAGGGCGAACCCGTCGGATCGTGACGACGGGGGCCGGCATCGCCCCGGGCAGCGGACGCCTTCGTCCTTCGGCGAGGGAAGCCCAGAAACGCAGCCCGCTCGGAGGATCCGCGCGGGCTATTTCTTGGTATGGAGCTCCTTGTCGCGTTCGCCGTTGGTGAGTTTGAGCGCCAGTCCGGCGGCGGCTTCGCGTGCCATGCCTGCGGCGCCGGGCGCGTTGGGGCGGAAGGAGTAGAGCAGCGACCCGACCTCCTTGTCGCCGCTCTGCACTTCGATCGTGCCGCCGACGTAGGCCTTGCCGCCGAAGCCGAGGCCCAGCCGCAGGCCGGCATTCCCGGGCTCGAACTCAGCGATGGTGAACTTGACCTTCGTGGCACTCGCGGGATCGATGCTGTAGCCCAGGACCCGGCCCAGTTGCTCGGTCAGTTCCTTGGCGAACGCATCGGAGAACTCACCCGACTTCTCCTGGGAGGAGCCGTTGGCGACCTCGAGCGCGATGGCCGAGCCCTTCTCGGGCTTCCAGTCCTGCTCGGGCACGACGCGCACGAAGGCGGTACGGAAGTCCTTTGCCTGTGCTCCAGAGGCCGAGAGGATGGCGATCAGGGCGAGCAGAACCACGGCGAGGCGGGAGATGCGCATGTTAGGCTCCTTTTCAATCCAGTTCGATGACTGCGGCCGGGCCGATCCGGGCGCTCGAGGGGTATGGCGGCGGAACCTCCCAGAATCGGCCACGACGGCGATGCGAATCTCGACCGGGCCGGGAGCGAGATCACTCGCGGCCTGGCGGCGCTGCGGCGTGGCGAGGCCGGGGCCTTCGATCGACTGGTTCCGCTGCTCTACGACGAGCTGCGGAGGATGGCCCGAGGCCGCCTGCGCGGGGAGCGCAGCGGGCACACCCTCGACACCACAGCCCTCGTGCATGAGTCCTATCTCCGACTCGTGACGCAGCACGGCTTGAAACCCGAGGATCGGGCGGCGTTCTTCGCCGCCGCGTCGAATACGATGCGCCGGATCCTGGTCGATCATGCGCGCTCCCGGCGGCGGCAGAAACGTGGCGGCGATCTCTCTCCAATGCCGCTCGAGGATGGCGACCTCTTTCCTTCGGAGCGCGCGATCGACGAGACCCTGGCGCTGGAGGATGCCCTCGGGAAGCTCGAAGCCGCTCATCCGCGCGCCGCACGGGTTTTCGAGCAGAGACTCTTCGGAGGGCTGGAGCTCGAGGAGATCGCCGAGGCGGAGGGGATCTCCCTGCGGACCGCCGGGCGCGACTGGCAGACGGCGCGTGCCTGGCTGCGCGTCGTCGTCGGATCGGATCTCGACGGGCGGTGAAGCGCTCCTGGCCGGCGGTGCCTGGATTCGACGCCAGACTCTGTAGCCCCGAGCCTGCGCCATGACCACCGACCCGGCCCCCGAACGCCTGATCGCCGCACTGCGGCTTTTCGGCGAGCTGCTCGATTTGCCGCTCCCGGAGCGCGCCGAGCGGCTCGAGTCGATCGCCGTCGCCGACCACGAGTTGGCCGAGCAGATGCGTGCGATGTTGCGCGCCGACGGACCGGACGGTGCTCTCGAGATCGAACGCCATCTCGCGGCCGAGCGCGCCCCGCACGACCTCGCGTCCGACCTCGCTCCCGATACGAGGCTCGGAGAGTACGCGATCGTCCGGCGGCTCGGACGCGGTGGCATGGGCGAGGTCTACCTGGCGACCCGGCGGCGCGAGACGGTGGAGCAGACGGTGGCGCTCAAGCTCCTGCGCCGCGAGCTCGCGGAGCCGCGCGCCATCGCCCGCTTCCACCGCGAGTGCCGGATTCAGGCGCGCCTGAACCACCCGGCGATCGTGCCGCTGCTCGATGTCGGCATCGCCGCCGACGGACGGCCGTTTCTCGTCATGCCGTATGTCGACGGTCGGCCGATCACCGACTACGCCGATGGTCTGTCCCTGCCGCTCGGGGAGCGGATCCGACTGGTCGCCGGCTGTTGTCGCGCGGTCGAGTCGGCACACGGCAAGCTCGTAATCCACCGCGACATCAAACCGTCCAATATCCTGATCGAACCGGACGGCCGCCTCCGCCTGCTGGACTTCGGTGTCGCGACGGCGCTCGACGACGACAGCGAGCTCACGCGCCAGGCGCCGGCGCCGATGACGCCCGAGAGGGCCGCTCCGGAGCAGTTGCGCGGCGAACCGGCCTCGACCGCGACCGACGTCTGGGGTCTCGGAGTGCTGCTCTACGAGCTCGCCACCGGGCGCCTGCCCTACGAGACGCGCTCGCGCGACCCCGGTGCGATCGAACGCGAGATCCGCGAGCGCGGTCCGACCCGGCCGAGCCGCAGCGTTCCCCAGGGGAAGGACGCAGCCGCGCTCGCCGAGCGCGAACGGCTCGCGGGGCGGCGCTCGACGACGGCCCGGCGGTGGGTGCGGGAGCTGCGCGGCGATCTCGAAGTGGTTCTTTCCCGTGCGCTGGCGCCGGAGCCCGAGCGTCGCTACCCCTCGGCCGCGGCGCTGGCGGAGGATCTGGAGCGTCTGGTCTCGGGTCATCCGGTCGCCGCGCGCGCGGATACCTTCGCCTACCGCGCGCGCCGTTTCGCCGGCCGGCACCGGGTGGCCGTCGTCGTCGGCGCGGCCGCTGCTGTGGGCTTCGTGGCCCTCGCTGTCGCGATCGCCGTGCAGTCGGTCCGCCTGACGAAGGAGCGCGATCGCGCCACCGGCCTCGAGCGCCAGGCGAGCGCGGTGGTCGAGCTGCTGATCGGCCTGTTCGGCGCCACCGCACCGACGAGCGGTGCGGGCGTCGGCGAGATCTCGATCGCCCGCCTGCTCGATTCCGGTGCGGCGAAGGCCGAGGCGCTCGCCGCCGCGCCCGGCGTGCGGCAGGAGATGCTCGCCACGCTCGGGAGGATTCGTCTCGAACGCAGCGAGATCGCCGAAGGGCTCGAGCTGCTCGAGCGGGCGCGCCGGGTCGCGGAAGAAAACGGCGCCGACCTGCTCGATCCGGGAAGGCTGACGATCGAGCTCAATTACACCGAGGCGTTGGCTCGGGCCGACCGCGGCGACGAGGCCCGCGACCTTCTCGAAGCGCTGGCAGAGAGGCTCGAAGGTGAAGCCCGAACGCGGCCCGCCGAGCTCGCCGAAGCGCTCGCCCAGCTGTCTCTCGTCGTGCCCGCGAACGAGGGTCCGGCGATTGCCGAGCGGGCGCTGGCGCTCCGGCGGGGGCTCGTTCCGCCGCGTCCGGTCGAGGTGGCGGCGAGCCTCGATGCGCTAGGTAACCTCGCCTTCCGCGCCGGGGATCGCACGGCCGCGCGCGAGCGCTGGAGCGAGGCGCTGCCGATCCTGCGCCGCGAGCTGGGCGACGACGACTTGCGGACGTTGTCGACGCTCAACAACCTTGCAGCGGTCACTGCCGATCCTGCGGATCAGCTGCCGCTGCTGGAGCAGGTGGTGGCGGCCCAGACGCGGATTCTCGGCCCCGAGGCCGGGCCTGTCGCCAACACGCGCAACAACCTCGGTGTCGCTCTGGCGCTCCTCGGAAGATACGTCGAGGCCGAGCGCGAGCTGCGCGAGAGCCACCGCCTGCGGGTCGCAGTGCTCGGTGTCGACCATCGCGAGAGCGTCCGCACCTTGCGCAACGTGGCGCGTATCGTCGAGCTCGGCGGCCAGCCGGCCGCGGCGCTTTTGCTCTTCGACGAGGTCCTTTCCCGTCTGCCGGCGACCGGTCTGCCGAGCGACGCCTGGCCGCCTTTCGCGGCGCAACGCGCGGTCGCGCTCTGGCGAACCGGGCGCAGGGGCCAGGCAGAGCAGGATCTGCGCCGAGTTTTGGCGGACCTGCGGACCGCGTATCCCACCGGCCACGACGAGATCGCCACGGCGCTGCTGGCCCAGGCGCGCTTCGCGGCCGAGTCCGGCGATGCGATCTCGGCGCTCGCCGACGCGCGCGAGGCGCTCGCTGCGCGCGAAGCGCAGTACCCTCCCGGGAGTCCCCGGCTCCTCGAGGCCCGCGCCGAGGTCGGGCGAGCGCTCCTCCTCACCGGACAGCGCGCGGAGGGACGCCAGCTACTCGAAACGTCGTTGCCGGCGCTCGAGAGTTGGGGCCTGTTGCACCCGGACGATCGGGCCGCGCTGCGGGCGGCGCTCGCCGCGACGACCTCAGGGTAGGTCGGCCGACCAGAAGAGGGTCGTCGCCGACTCGAATCCGTCGACGAACAGCGTCCGTGCCGGCGAGCTGGCGCCGCGCTCGACCGCTCCGATGTCGCAGCCGTCACCCTCGGGGTTGTCGGGCACGGCCGCGACGTCGTGGGCGCGGTGGCTCGATGCCGCACCGCGCAGGCCGCGCTGATCCTGGCCGCTCGCCGGGCAGCTCCCCTGATCGATGACCGGGTGCGGCGTCTCCTGGAGGGGCAGATGAGTGGGGGTCGAACCGCCGTTTCCGGCCAGAATGTCGAGCCGGGGATCGATGGGGGAAGCGAGAGTCCCGACGAAGTCGCCCTGAAGGTTGGGCAGACCCGCGCCGGGACTGGCGGGGAAGGCCGTCTCGACGCAGGCACCGTCGGCGACGAGATTGAATCCCCCCGAGGTCAGCACGGCCCGAACGTCGCCCTCGGCGATCAGGATCTCCGGGCAGCGCGTCGGCGAGGCGTTGTCTTTTCCGCCGGCAATCACGGTGTTGGCGAGCTCGACCTCGAGCATCGAAGTCACCTGGTTGGCCAGAGCGATCGTACCGCCAGTCGGATCGCTGCTGGTCTCGTCGTCGTCGGACTCGTTGCCGAGGTAGGTGGAATCCCGGATCGTCACCGAGAGGGTTCCCGTCCCGACTCCCGAGAGGAGGTTGGCTCCGCCTCGCCAGTTGGCGCGGTTCGAGGAGAACGTGGAGTTCGCAACCAGCGTTTGGCCGACGGCCGACGCATAGAGGCCCCCTCCCGACCCGCTCGTTCCCGAGGCGAAGTTGCCGGAGAAAGTCGAATCGATGATCTCGACATCTCCGACTCCGGTCGCCGCGACACCGCCACCACCGCCGGCGATCGATTGAGCCTCGTTGCCATCGACCCAGACACGTTGGAGGCGAAGCGGACCCTGCGAGTAGATCCCGCCGCCGTTCGCGACCGCCCGGCAGTTGCGGATCGTGACGTCGAAGAGCGCGAGAGCGGGGCCGGGGCCCCACGCCAGGACGCAACCGCCAAAGGAGAGTATTCCGGGGACGGAGGCATACCCGTGGACAAGTGAGAGGTCGCGCACCACGTACTGCGTCGGCGAAGAGGCCCCAAACCAGAGCAGCTGGAACTGATCGCCGCCGTCGATCGTCAGGAGATCGCGGCCCGGACCCTCGAAGGCAACGCTCTCGTCGATGGCGGGCAAGGCCGAGCTGAGCAGAATCGTTCCAGTGACCGCGAATCGGATCCGGTCCGATTCACCGCTGCCCGACGGGCATTCGCCGGCAGCGCTGTTCTCGTTGGCGGCGAGAATCGCCTCGCGAACTGAGCAGAATCCATCTTCGGCGATCGCGTCGGAAAGCGTGTCGACGACGATGACGGCGGCCTTGGCCGGTGCGAGAGCCGCGAAGAGCAGATGCAGAAGCGAGAAACCAACGACAGTCTGGATGCGCATGAGAGAACCCCTCCGTCCAGCATGGCGACGAAAGGCGCACGCATCGGCCAAGGCAGGAAGTCTTCGGTCGCCCGGCGGCGGCCGGCTGATAGCGTCACGAAATGACCGCCGAGATTCCGCCTCGTCTCCCGTTGGCGTCGGCGCTTTCGACCGAGGTCACCGCTTGACGCTCTTCGAGGCGGCGGGGCGGTGGGGCGACGAGCTCGCGCAGGCGCTCGCTGCCGGCGCCGACCCGAACGCCCGCGACGAGCGTGGCCGCACGCCGCTCCATGTCGCCGCGAGGGTCGACGCCGCCCATGTCCAGCTGCTGCTCGACGCCGGCGCCGACCCCGACGCTCGCGACCACCGGGGCCTCGCGCCGCTGCACTTCGCTGCCAGCGTCGGCGCGCGCACGATCGCACTGCTCGTCGCCGCGGGGGCCGCCGTCGACCCGCCGGACGAGAACGGCCACACGCCGCTGCTCCACGCGATCCACGGCGCGTGGCGCGAAGCGGCTTCGGCGCTCCTGGTCGCCGGAGCGGATCCGCGCCACAGCGACCACAGCGGCGAGAGCGGTCTCGACGCTCTCTCGCCGCGGCTCGGGAGCGGCCTGATCGACGAAGTCTGGCGGGCGGATGCTCATCTTCATGGTCCCGACCGGTTGGGTGAGCACTTGCGTGGCCTCATCGACCAGGGCCTCGAAGGCCGGATTCTCATGGTGCTGGCGCCGCGGCTGCGAGAGGGTTACTTCTCTCATCTCGGCGGCATCGATCTGCCGCTCGCGACCTGGCACGAGCTGGCGCGGGACCTCGAGCGCTGGTGCATCGAACGCGGCGCCTGGATGGAGCTGGTCACCCTCTTCCAGTGCGGGCTGCCGCTGAAGCTGCCGGAGTCGCTCGCCAGCTCGAGCTTCCTGCGACAGGCCGACGTGTATGAGGTCTGCGCCATCCCCCCCGGGGAGGCGGCTTACGCACTGGTGGGCGCCGCCTCCGGCTCCGGACGGGCCGTGCCTTTCGTGCTGCGCCACGCTCCCGAGGCGGCTGCGGCGGCGAGCGCCGCGCTTTTTTCCCTGTTGGACGTCGGCACCTGGCCCACCAATGACGCGCTCGAGGCGCTGCGCAGCCGGGCACTTCGGGAGCTGGTCGAAGCGGGTGCGGACCTCGACGCCCCCGCCACGTCGGCGCTCGCGGCCGTCCACCGGGCGATGGGCCTGCCGCGGGGCGAACAGGGTGAGCTCCTCTGGGACGACGACCGCGACCTCGAGGCTCGCCATCCGTCGGTCGTGAGTTTCCTCTCCATTCTCGCTGGCGATCGCCGGGACCTCCCGCCGCTGTTGTTGTCGGCCGATCGCGGCAGCCCGATCGTGCCGCACCTCCTCGCGGCCGGAGCGCAAGCGGACGTCATCGATAGCGCCGGGCGCGGCGCGTTGCACTACGCCTGCCAGCGCGGCAGCGGGTTCGTGCGCTCGCTCGAGGGAGTGACCTGTCTGCTCGCAGCCGGCCTGGCGGTGGACGCAGCTGACCACGCCGGCTGGCGGCCGCTGATGCTCGCCAACTCTCCCGCGATCCTCGAAGCCCTCCTTCTCGCCGGCGCTCGCCCCGAGCTCAGTTCGCAAGAGTGCCGCCTCCTCGGCCGTGCAGCGGACGGGCAGCAGGCGGCGATCGACGCCGCGCGGCGCGGATGAGGCGACGATGAGAGGCCCCCGCCGGGAGGCGAGATACCGATCACCGCTTTCGAGACCGAGAGGCGCCGCGTGAGCGACTGGCCTCGCCACGACGAGGGCGAGCCGGATGCGGACGCGGAGGAGCTCTCGGCCGAGACGGTCGTAGAGCTGCCGCTCGAAGACGTTCTCGACCTCCACGGCTTTCCGCCGCGCGCCGTGCGCGAGATCGTCCTCGGCTATCTCGACGACGCTGTCGCCGCGGGCTTTCCGGCCGTGCGGATCGTCCACGGCCGGGGGATGGGAGTGCAGCGTGAAGCGGTGCGCGCGCTGCTGGCGCGCGATGGGAGGGTGGCCGAATTCTCCGACGCATCCCCGGCCCAGGGCGGCCGTGGCGCGACGCTGGTCCGCTTCCGGCGCGAATCGCGATGATCCGCTGCACCCTCGTCT comes from the Thermoanaerobaculia bacterium genome and includes:
- a CDS encoding sigma-70 family RNA polymerase sigma factor — translated: MAAEPPRIGHDGDANLDRAGSEITRGLAALRRGEAGAFDRLVPLLYDELRRMARGRLRGERSGHTLDTTALVHESYLRLVTQHGLKPEDRAAFFAAASNTMRRILVDHARSRRRQKRGGDLSPMPLEDGDLFPSERAIDETLALEDALGKLEAAHPRAARVFEQRLFGGLELEEIAEAEGISLRTAGRDWQTARAWLRVVVGSDLDGR
- a CDS encoding protein kinase, producing the protein MTTDPAPERLIAALRLFGELLDLPLPERAERLESIAVADHELAEQMRAMLRADGPDGALEIERHLAAERAPHDLASDLAPDTRLGEYAIVRRLGRGGMGEVYLATRRRETVEQTVALKLLRRELAEPRAIARFHRECRIQARLNHPAIVPLLDVGIAADGRPFLVMPYVDGRPITDYADGLSLPLGERIRLVAGCCRAVESAHGKLVIHRDIKPSNILIEPDGRLRLLDFGVATALDDDSELTRQAPAPMTPERAAPEQLRGEPASTATDVWGLGVLLYELATGRLPYETRSRDPGAIEREIRERGPTRPSRSVPQGKDAAALAERERLAGRRSTTARRWVRELRGDLEVVLSRALAPEPERRYPSAAALAEDLERLVSGHPVAARADTFAYRARRFAGRHRVAVVVGAAAAVGFVALAVAIAVQSVRLTKERDRATGLERQASAVVELLIGLFGATAPTSGAGVGEISIARLLDSGAAKAEALAAAPGVRQEMLATLGRIRLERSEIAEGLELLERARRVAEENGADLLDPGRLTIELNYTEALARADRGDEARDLLEALAERLEGEARTRPAELAEALAQLSLVVPANEGPAIAERALALRRGLVPPRPVEVAASLDALGNLAFRAGDRTAARERWSEALPILRRELGDDDLRTLSTLNNLAAVTADPADQLPLLEQVVAAQTRILGPEAGPVANTRNNLGVALALLGRYVEAERELRESHRLRVAVLGVDHRESVRTLRNVARIVELGGQPAAALLLFDEVLSRLPATGLPSDAWPPFAAQRAVALWRTGRRGQAEQDLRRVLADLRTAYPTGHDEIATALLAQARFAAESGDAISALADAREALAAREAQYPPGSPRLLEARAEVGRALLLTGQRAEGRQLLETSLPALESWGLLHPDDRAALRAALAATTSG
- a CDS encoding ankyrin repeat domain-containing protein, whose translation is MTLFEAAGRWGDELAQALAAGADPNARDERGRTPLHVAARVDAAHVQLLLDAGADPDARDHRGLAPLHFAASVGARTIALLVAAGAAVDPPDENGHTPLLHAIHGAWREAASALLVAGADPRHSDHSGESGLDALSPRLGSGLIDEVWRADAHLHGPDRLGEHLRGLIDQGLEGRILMVLAPRLREGYFSHLGGIDLPLATWHELARDLERWCIERGAWMELVTLFQCGLPLKLPESLASSSFLRQADVYEVCAIPPGEAAYALVGAASGSGRAVPFVLRHAPEAAAAASAALFSLLDVGTWPTNDALEALRSRALRELVEAGADLDAPATSALAAVHRAMGLPRGEQGELLWDDDRDLEARHPSVVSFLSILAGDRRDLPPLLLSADRGSPIVPHLLAAGAQADVIDSAGRGALHYACQRGSGFVRSLEGVTCLLAAGLAVDAADHAGWRPLMLANSPAILEALLLAGARPELSSQECRLLGRAADGQQAAIDAARRG
- a CDS encoding Smr/MutS family protein translates to MSDWPRHDEGEPDADAEELSAETVVELPLEDVLDLHGFPPRAVREIVLGYLDDAVAAGFPAVRIVHGRGMGVQREAVRALLARDGRVAEFSDASPAQGGRGATLVRFRRESR